In Pseudophryne corroboree isolate aPseCor3 chromosome 2, aPseCor3.hap2, whole genome shotgun sequence, the sequence gcggcccgcctcctacaaagtccggcacagaagccccttacctcccccttgacagcggccccgcgatccgggagacggcggcgtgtgtgtgactcacctgAAGagggaagaagccggcgcctccgctgcagtgacccggcaaccacggcgcaggagtatacagcgccgctgggggtgatggagctgcagcagagatgtCTATTAGacatagcctgctgcagcccttgtagattcttcttCTTTTCTGTCAAATTTAAAGCTAAGAATAGGctccctgaggcagccccctgttaagtgacctgctactgcaggcaccaactacaaactgagctcactggcatggaggcggggttatagaggaggcgacgctgtgcatcttgggaacagtctaaagctttgagcctgttggtgcctcggatcaagatcctactctacatcccaatgttaatccttgtggagcccagtgtatgctGCAGCAGAAATTCAATTTTacaactttttcataatttacctTTCACGTGGAGTACGACTGGGAACGGTATCTGTTCGAAGTTAGCTCGCCATGCTAGGGTATGCGATACGCTAATTGGGAGTTCATTTGCTAAGAGTTAAGAATTAACAcccgaaaaaataaataaaatgtagaaCTTATTCTGCGTCAACCattcccatgtcaaccttttgcttgTGTCGACATTTTCATCAAgtcgaccttgtgcatgtcaaCATAGACACTGGAAGACCTAAATGAACCATACCCATTTTCAACGTGGATGCAAGCGGCTATTAATAAACGGAgacaaaaaaaaatctgtaaatgacGTTGTGGAGAACTGTGCCTGCACACTGCTGGCTCGCAAGCTAAGAGTGCATCAGGCAGAAAAGTCCATGCAGAATCCCCAGGGTAAGAGGTGAAATAACCCTTTGGAAATGGCAAACCTTTTTTTCCCCACTTATGCCTGTCTCTATAGCTCCTTTGCTGAtgggaacgggtggtcttcagtttgccggctgttgggatcgcggcgcacagtataccggctccggaatcccgacatccggcataccgatagcttttctccctcttggaggtccacgaccccctggagggagaataaatagcacgccaccgtgctcgCAGTGTGGCGAggccgcaagaggctcatttgcgcttgcccagctgtcggtataccggtggctgggattccggcgccggtatgctggccgtcgggagcccggccgccggcataccatactacacccgatgggAACACCATACAGCCCTCAAaccaggcatggccaacctgtggctctccagctgttgtgaaacaacacatcccagcatgccctaccagttttagcatcccctaatagcaaaactgtgacagggcacgcTGGTACTTCTAGGTTCACAAGAGTTGGcgagccacatgttggccaggcctgcaacAGATGATATTATTGGCGATTATCTTAATGACCTAACCCACCCCGCTTCACACATGGAACACCTGCACATGCTAAATGCACAGTGGACCTACAGGGGGGAGATTcaattcctttcacccctttccacactcgttctgtttctgccctcagggacgttgtatcattatttcagctcgctacccccggagtagtgaggcacccaaccctttacacagtaaacctgattactatgggcgcaatatgcgcgataacggagatcattttagaaaggaaattgggcgggatatatcatttgaatctcacccatagagTGATCATAGCTGTACTTACCCAACTTAAAGTCCAGGCTCAGATGGCTGTACAAACAATTACTATGCAACATTAGAAGATGATCTGGCCCTTCTGCTGGAATGAAGAACAGTGACTTACTGATAACCAACAACATGTATGTGACCCCTGCAGGCACTGCGGGTTATCCGTCACCAACAGGCTCATCAACAATGGTTACATAGCAAAGGTAAGACTACAAACCTAGAACTACACCTTTGGGTACTTTGCAGACCACACACTGCAATTTTGTAGGCAATGTCATCATAGTATTTCCCTAAAGTAATGCAATGACCAATAATGGTTCTATTAAAATGTAGAGGACCACACTCGGGCATATTGGTAAATGTATATAGAACAGTGGATTAGGgcatcagcgaccaatggtgtcataagttataggaactgtgtagatcaggcctggccaacctgtggctctccagctgttgtgaaactacaattccGAGCACGCTTTACCACAGTAATGCcaatagggaatgctaaaactgtggaagagcatgctgggatgtgtagtgttgCAACAaccggagagccacaggttggccaggcctggtgtagatTACCTTTATATTAGTGTGCTCTGACTGAGTGACAATTTATTTGATAACAGTTTCGAAGtaccttaaaaataaataaataaatgatatagatagatagatagatatatatatatatatatatatatatatctatctaactagtgaagataagggcgcctatttagtgtttctttaaagaattgatatgaagtgaatcaagtgataatgtatggacatcacttatctggtATATACACTTTCTTTGGTCTCATGACCAGTGCACATatgtaaaaagaaataaaacagaaatatcatagcgcgtacagttttaaagcatatttcaccatacaaaatagaagtagttgtatctaaaaaacctcctaaggataagcaaatcctcaatggtaaaaatccaccagcagggattattggggtttttcacaaaattttaatacaacatataacatagaaggtataaaatagtaaaaatgcaagcgtacagaaGATAACAAGATTCGAGCTTATCAATCTGTATGTACAATCAGGTACATCCTGTTTTCCATAAACATCCAATAttggtaaaaatgcaaacgtacaggaaatctgagttaaaaaagcttatctgtccataaggaggtctcaggtacagcagtcccaacgcgtttcgtcagcagtatgacttcatcatggggatatcatatatatatatatatatatatatatatatatatatatatatatatatatatatatatatatatatatatatgtagaaaatgaAGAATAGCGCCTGGGACAGTCCTAATAAAGACACACGAGTAAATAAATACGTAGAATGAATCTACCTAAAATCATTCAACACCCCCCATCTATCAGTGGGTGGCAGCTCCTGCCCAATAGTGGGGTAAAAATTTAGAAAAAGGAGTGCAAaggagcgcctactggtgtttaacGTAAAGTAATTTATATGTGATAATTCGCCATGCGAGACGTGAAGAAAGCGAAATATTTAAGAGAACAACTTATCTCTATACACGTCTTCAGTTCTGATGTTATTTTAAAGCATGTAAATTAAAAAAGACAAGAGAGGAACATAGCGTATACTGTATAAACCAAATGCTCAAAACAAACGAGAGCATGGTTATATAAAAAGGTAAACAAatttaatatacagtcctgaagcaaatgtacaggataaaaacataaaaacagcttatctgtccactctgggaagTTCAGGGCTGAGCAGCAAGTTCCTGTCCCAGGAACTTGCGGCTTAGCCTTGAACTTCCCAAAGTGGTCAGacaagctgtttttatgtttttatcctgtacgtttgctacctgcatttgcttcaggactgtatattaaatTTGTTTACCTTTTTATATAACCAAGCTCTCATTTGTTTTTTGGGACCAGCAGGGTTCCTAATAATTAGGAGCATTTGGTTTATGTGGTTGAGAGAAAACGCTATCAGCATACAGTATGTCTGCAATACAGCCATCAACAGCATGGTCTGAGCAGCAAATGGCCATATCACATGTAAAGCCTGAGCAGCAGGAATGCAGCAAGTCTGCGCTCAGCTTATATAGCTGGACAACTAATACTTATCACTGGGATTCACATTTTATATAAACTAGTCTACTGTGTCCACCTAGTGGTGGATGATTATCATTACATTAGGTGGAGAAGGATCAACAACAGCCTATTCTCCTGGAAGGTTTCTGTAATAGTTTGAGAGTTCAGCCCATAGAGAAACACTGATCAGACAAAACGGTTCTGGTATAAGTGAATTCCCAATAAAAATAAGTAATTTTGGTCTCTGTAGGATACAGCATATCAATGCAGTCTGCACACATGTAAAGAAAACTTGACAAAATAACTTCTaaacaaaataacaaaataaaTATTTCTGTGCATGTTCTCTGAGTAAATGGACTGAACTTCTGGAAAAAACCCACAAACATAACAAGTAGTATCCCCCGTTCTGACGGTCCTGGGTGGGGAatcgtgaaatccaacatgttggaaatcctctaCGGTATACACAGATTCAAACACAAAAATGATTGTAATCGTTGAGCCGGGAATTTTAAACATACAATATTTTGGTTGATCACCAATCAACAATGTTCTCTGGATTGGAGTCAGGCACAAAGTGAATTGGCTCGTAGATATATAGGACCCATTACTGAGACTACTAAGCGTTAGAGAGAATGTATAACATTATTTTGGACATAACTAGTGTGGTCTACTTAGTATTCCTCAAACGCAAATTCTTTGACAGTGAGATTTTATTTCCAATTTTTTTAAATTCACAGGATATAAAATTGTGGGTAAAGAGGACTGAACTTGGGTACACTTTCATGCTAAAAGTCTATTTTTTACCTCTTACTTAGATCCAGTAAATCCAATAGCCATAATTTCTGTAGTTTAACTGTGTAACGCAAATATCATATCAAACTTTTTTTTGTTACCCATTTTTTCTTAATGACATGCTAGGCTGTTCCTTGATTtcacatataaaaaaaataaataaaaaaaaaagtgacacCAAAATTATTTAGCAATAATAACTCAAGCAGTTTTATTTCAATATATTTATTGAGCTATACAGTCCACTGCCTTACCCTCTAGTGTGCACCCTGaattcgggtgtggttcatcaaatcgacagtgtctaggtcgacaatgtttaggtcgaccactataggtcgacagtcactaggtcgacatggatggaaggtcgacagggtttctaggtcgacatgtgctaggtcgacaggtctaaaggtcgacatgaggattttttttttttggtgtcgttttcttcgtagtgtgaccgggatcccaaattagtgcaccgcgtcccctcgcatggctcgcttcgctcggcacactttaccgttccaatcgtagtccacgtggatcgttaagtatgaaaaaattcaaaaaaaagaaaaaaaaaaaatgtgaacaactcatgtcgacctttagacctgtcgacctagcacatgtcgacctagaaaccctgtcgaccttccatccatgtagacctagcgactgtcgacctatagtggtcgacctaaacattgtcgacctagacactgtcgatcttcagaccggatccccctgaaTTCATCCCCTGAGTGATTTGCCCGGCAGCAACTTAAATAGAGAACATGTAATTGAGCCGGTCATGCATAAAATCGTGCAAAAGGTGGGATTGCCCCTGGCAACCCATCATacaaatgacagaatctgattggttgatactggcaAACTTCTCTCTGTGACCtagaataggattaactgagcaagggcagtcggatttaaccccctgctgtaatgacttaatcccctgatgtattgttctctctgtattgtatctgagaacaatagatgaagggcttatgctaataaaccatggtgtgcctaggcgcagcagagaagccaagatgatcatggctccatctgtaggtctgTTTGCAGAACTGTTTTATTAGCACTGGCTTCAATTTACACTAATCTCACCATTTAGCAGTGAGCTATGTGTCGCTGCTTCTAGTGAACATTTATGTTTATTGGAATTAATAAGAGCACTTAGCAAGCGATATAAATTATATTAACCAAAAGTGAAActttactttttaaaaaaaaaaaaatttaaatgaacTACAACGTTCAATTATATCTATATTAcagaatttaaaaaacaaacaaaaaacaactttGATTTCACACATCTGTCTGTGCTGTACGGCTGGCGGAGAGGTTTTATGTTCAATCTGAAGTGAAACCACTTATCTGAACCAGTTCAATAACCTCACACTTCCTGGTATCACAAAGCACACTCCATATCGCCAGCAAGTGAACTCACACTGAAGTGCAATAAGTTCAGCGATCAGATTTATAATAGACCTCCAATTCCCCAGTGTTGTAACTAATAGAAGGCAAACGTTGAGACTCTTCACAGCCCAATGCAGTCTGTGCTAAGATCTTGAGATCCACATGCTTGATCTTCCAATTATTACCAATCGGACAGCGAATTAATCCAAAGATTTGTTCAAATATTCCCAGACAAGCGTTGCCCCTGTGAATTGTACCAGCAACAGCCACCACCACAAGCCCATGAGAAGAAGTGACACATTTTAATCCTTTGCTGTCGAGGTTGGGGTTAAATATCAGCCTCTCATCTCGAGTTAGAGAAAGCAGACGTAAACTTGTCATCTGAGAGCCGCTGTGTTCCTCCATTGCTTGCTCTCTCGTTCTGTACGAAAATCTAAGTATTGCGTTCTCCCAGAAGTGCTGGGGCCCCCAGTCGCCTCTCTCTTGCCCAAGGGATGGGTTCTGGGAGTTCAGGAGAGAATAAAACCAAGTGCAAAATTGTTCTCCAAGCAGTTTACAGTCAAGCGAATCAAGGTGGGATTGGTCTTCCTTTTCTACCTAGAGAAGACAAATTAAATGACTGTTATTGATGTATCTTTCATAACAGTAGTAAACAATTAAATAGCAATACTGGTTTTTGACAGGCTAAGTGCACCCCTGATGTACAACGAGAGGCAAACATATAGGTTAAAAAACAACAAGGTGAACAGAACAATAGGACGATATGAAGTGCCAGTGCCCACCACCTTCTCCCCCACTGCTGCTCACATGGCAAGGTAGGAAACATTGGATATCTGCAGATTATATTATTATCCTCCACCACTATCTGGTACTCACCTTACAGCTGGGCagcccgcaggagacttcttgcacGGCATGAGGCTATGAGAggggaaaaataggatttcaataccgaccagtaaatccttttctcctaatccgtagaggatgctggggactccaaaaggaccatggggtatagacgggatccgcaggagcttgggcacactaaaaagactttgactgagtgtgaactggctcctccctctatgcccctcccccagacctcagttataggaactgtgcccaggagagacggacatttcgaggaaaggatttttgttaaattaaGGGCGAGacacataccagcacacaccacaaacataccgtacaaccggagtagcaggaaaccagataacagtatgaactaagaaCAGCAACTAGCTGAATATAACcaatacacaacccacgtgtaaccaGAAAATAACCAGTAACACTACAACTGCAGGAACAGTCcacactgggatgggtgcccagcatcttctacggactaggagaaaaggatttaccggtaggaattaaaatccttttttctcttacgtcctagaggatgctggggactccaaacggaccatggggtctataccaaagctccagaacgggcgggagagtgcggacaactctgcagcactgattgagcaaacatgaggtcctcatcagccagggtatcaaacttgtagaacttagcaaaggtgtttgaacccgaccaagtagctgctcggctaaattgaagtgccgagacccctcgggcagccgcccaagatgagcccaccttcctggtagaatgggccttaacagactacGGCAACggaagcccagccgaagaatgagcttgctgaatcgtattacaaatccagcgtgcaatagtctgcttagaagcaggatttccaatcttgttggaagcatactggacaaatagagcctctgtttttctagtaagagcagttctggtgacataaatcttcaaggctctgacaacatccagagattttggaaccgccgcagcatccgtagccactggtaccacaataggttggttttagggaggccaatcccgggccgttttttcaatcccgggattcgggattgaaaaacggtcaatcccgggattgcagtagggatcagagaaagttgtagggagcagcgcttgaGGGAGGGTGtaagtagcggtgcgggaggtagggagggtgtaggtagcggtgcgggaggaaggaagagtgtaggtagcggtgcaggactcaggagggagggtgtaggtcgcggcagggagggttggtagcggcgcgggagggaggaaagctgtatagggagcactgactgcacggagggagagagggtgggtgtatgtaatagtacttactattagacgggcggcaaccattaacacactgaacgcgacggcatttcaaatgaagcgccggccgccagccaaccagagctggcggactggcagccaatcagggaagcggcagcagcagtcgctcctgattggctgccccttccctgattggctgccggtccgccagctctgattggctggcggccggcgctacaattgaaatgccgccgcgttcaatttgttcatggctgccccccgcctaatattagtaagtactattacttacacaaccaccctcccgccgccgcgcatgcgcagtataatcccgtgaatcccgggattggatgcttcaatcccgggattcaaagcccggcatttttgggcccaaatcccgggatcctgccgatcccgggattgatTAGCCTCCctagttggtttatgtgaaacgaagaaaccaccttcggcagaaattgttgacgagtcctcaattccgctctatcagaatgaaagatcaaatatgggctcttgtgagacaaagccgccaactctgacactcgtctagcagatgccagagccaaaagcatgaccactttccaagagagaaactttaactcaaccttacgcaacggttcaaaccagtgagacctaagaaactgtaacaccacttcaagatcccacggtgccacaaatggaGCATGTATATgcggcactcccttcacgaaagtctgaacctcaggaaggacagccaattctttttgaaagaaaatagataaagccgaaatctgcactttgatggaacccaatttcaggcctgcatctacgcctgcctgcaaaaaatggaggatacTACCCaaatgaaactccaccgcaggagctgccttggtttcacaccaggacacatacttcctccaaatacggtgatgttttgccgtaacctccttcctagctttaaggagagtggaaatgacctccccaggaatactcttccgagctaggatttggcgttcaacttccacgccgtcaaacgcagcggcggtaagtccggaaacacgcagggcccctgcagtaacaggtcctctcttagaggaagcggtcaaggatcttctacaagcaattcctgaagatccggataccaagccctccgtggccaatccggaacgagtattgcctgaacccctgTTAGTCGtacaatcctcagcacctttggaatgaaaggaagcggagggaacatatacaccgaccaaaacacccatggagttaccagggcgtccactgcgccggcttgggggtcccttgacctggaacaataccccggaagcttcttgttgaggcgcgacgccatcatgtctatttgaggaattccccaacgccttgtcacttctgcaaatacctcttgatgaagagcccactctcccggatggagatcgtgtctgctgaggaagtcagcttcccagttgtccacgcccgggaggaagactgctgacagagctctcacgtgctgttccgcccagcgaaagattcttgtggcctccgccattgccgccctgctgtttgttccgccttggcggtttacgtacgccaccgctgtcatgttgtccgactggatcaggacagggagaccctgaagaaggttcttcgcttgcagcagaccgttgtaaatggctcttaactcgagaacatttatgtggagacaagtttcctggcttgaccactttccctggaaatttcttccttgcttgaccgcgccccagcctcggagacttgaatctgttgtcagcaggacccagtcctggattccgaatcggcgtccctctaggaggtgagaaccttgcagccaccacaggagagagatcctggccctggaagagagacttattttccggtgcatgtgcaggtgagacccggaccatttgttcagcagatcccactgaaacacccgggcatgaaacctgccaaacggaatggcttcgtaagccgcaaccatcttccctagcacccgagtgcattgatgaatcgacagacttgtcggcctcagaagctccctgaccatggtctggatttccagagttttgtcctccggaagaaacactctctgtatctccgtgtctaggattatgcccaggaagggcagtcgagTGGACGGGATTaaatgagactttggcaaatttagactccaaccgtgatgtcgcagaaccgtcagggagcgatccacatttcttaacaactgttccttggacctcgcctttatcaggagatcgtccaagtacgggataattgtgaccccttgcttgcgaaggagaaccatcatttccgccattaccttagtgaaaaccctcggggccgtggagaggccaaacggcaacgcctgaaattggtaatgaccgtcctgtaccgcaaacctcaggaaggcttgatgaggagggtatatcgggacgtgcaagtaagcattctttatgtcgactgacgccataaaatcccccccttcgagactggagatcacagctcaaagagactccatcttgaacttgaaaattttcaagtatggattgagggattttaggttcagaatcggtctgaccgaaccatccggcttcggcacaacaaagaggcttgaatagaagccttccccccgttgggacgggggaaccggcacaacgaccctctgttgacacaacttttgtatcgaggcctttaccacttctctttcaggaagagaaactggcaaagcCGACACGAAAAATCGGCGGGgacgcatctcctgaaactccagtctgtacccttgggac encodes:
- the C2H3orf38 gene encoding uncharacterized protein C3orf38 homolog isoform X1, translated to MVTAPPPAVSAEVYSRRSQGRSVSAAMSGLSGREKECCRRLLALLDTQDLISIAETVTNRMIHVLSREEAIDAILSYSKDATELLKRRKVHRSVIFKYLDEEKISVLPSWEKHQLIQCALDHWRVPGVQKDSPPGQKPHAVQEVSCGLPSCKVEKEDQSHLDSLDCKLLGEQFCTWFYSLLNSQNPSLGQERGDWGPQHFWENAILRFSYRTREQAMEEHSGSQMTSLRLLSLTRDERLIFNPNLDSKGLKCVTSSHGLVVVAVAGTIHRGNACLGIFEQIFGLIRCPIGNNWKIKHVDLKILAQTALGCEESQRLPSISYNTGELEVYYKSDR
- the C2H3orf38 gene encoding uncharacterized protein C3orf38 homolog isoform X2; this translates as MVTAPPPAVSAEVYSRRSQGRSVSAAMSGLSGREKECCRRLLALLDTQDLISIAETVTNRMIHVLSREEAIDAILSYSKDATELLKRRKVHRSVIFKYLDEEKISVLPSWEKHQLIQCALDHWRVPGVQKDSPPGQKVEKEDQSHLDSLDCKLLGEQFCTWFYSLLNSQNPSLGQERGDWGPQHFWENAILRFSYRTREQAMEEHSGSQMTSLRLLSLTRDERLIFNPNLDSKGLKCVTSSHGLVVVAVAGTIHRGNACLGIFEQIFGLIRCPIGNNWKIKHVDLKILAQTALGCEESQRLPSISYNTGELEVYYKSDR